A DNA window from Zingiber officinale cultivar Zhangliang chromosome 3A, Zo_v1.1, whole genome shotgun sequence contains the following coding sequences:
- the LOC122052754 gene encoding casein kinase II subunit alpha-2-like, which produces MSKSRVYTDVNVLRPKEYWDYESLTVQWGNQDDYEVVRKVGRGKYSEVFEGINVTNNEKCIIKILKPVKKKKIKREIKILQNLCGGPNIVKLYDIVRDQHSKTPSLIFEYVNSTDFKVLYPTLTDYDIRYYIYELLKAMDYCHSQGIMHRDVKPHNVMIDHELRKLRLIDWGLAEFYHPGKEYNVRVASRYFKGPELLVDLQDYDYSLDMWSLGCMFAGMIFRKEPFFYGHDNHDQLVKIAKVLGTDELNVYLNKYRLELDPQLDALVGRHSRKPWSKFINADNQHLVSPEAIDFLDKLLRYDHQDRLTAREAMAHPYFLQVRAAENSRMRTQ; this is translated from the exons ATGTCGAAGTCCCGGGTGTACACCGATGTTAACGTTCTCCGGCCCAAGGAGTACTGGGATTACGAATCGCTCACCGTCCAGTGGGG GAATCAAGATGATTATGAGGTTGTGCGGAAAGTTGGAAGAGGAAAGTATAGTGAAGTCTTTGAAGGTATAAATGTAACAAATAATGAGAAGTGCATTATCAAGATCCTAAAGCCTGTGAAGAAAAAGAAG ataaagagagagattaaaattCTTCAGAACCTTTGTGGTGGTCCAAATATTGTCAAACTTTACGACATTGTCAGGGATCAACACTCAAAAACTCCAAGCTTGATATTTGAATATGTCAATAGTACTGACTTCAAAGTGTTATATCCTACATTGACAGATTATGACATACGATACTACATTTATGAACTACTCAAG GCAATGGATTACTGCCATTCTCAGGGAATTATGCATCGAGATGTCAAGCCTCATAATGTTATGATAGACCACGAGCTCCGGAAGCTCCGGTTGATAGACTGGGGACTTGCTGAATTCTATCATCCTGGCAAGGAGTACAATGTTCGTGTAGCTTCAAG ATATTTCAAGGGCCCTGAGCTCTTGGTTGACTTGCAAGATTATGACTATTCTTTGGACATGTGGAGTCTTGGTTGCATGTTTGCTGGAATG ATATTTCGAAAAGAACCTTTCTTCTATGGCCATGACAATCATGATCAGCTTGTCAAAATTGCTAAG GTTCTTGGTACTGATGAACTAAATGTGTACCTAAACAAGTATCGGCTAGAGCTCGATCCACAGCTTGATGCTCTCGTTGGAAG GCACAGCAGAAAACCATGGTCTAAATTCATTAATGCTGACAATCAACACCTTGTTTCTCCTGAG GCAATAGATTTTCTTGATAAACTCCTGCGATACGATCATCAGGATAGGCTCACTGCACGAGAAGCAATG GCACATCCATATTTTCTTCAAGTGAGAGCAGCAGAGAACAGTAGGATGCGGACCCAGTAA